From a region of the Salarias fasciatus chromosome 6, fSalaFa1.1, whole genome shotgun sequence genome:
- the LOC115389771 gene encoding WW domain binding protein 1-like, which translates to MDPEKTLTFCHGLQAEEMTMSLQGLAATEDATVPVKQIDMSTINKVVKQPGSSGSQPVVSPKYCPGVNNSPGYLCETGHCCGETGCCTYYYELWWFWLLWTVLILFSCFCAYRHRRAKLRIQQQQRQREINLIAYNGACNYPSSMLDLSFLASFKLPSYEEVAAQPSTPPPPYSSVFALQGSTTGGPSTSYPHHHHHRHPCPPYLGPGPSGLTSSQSSDNYTSCSCESCSLTSPSSTSFSVQVTDETYDSSRVSTPSDAGGDFAVTPRAGAAFAPIPSPPLLSAQVPPDVIPAAAPDVIPVQRCSSNCSEGGSPPAPAPPLSLSLHSRPSRLPLSPLILLSPCPPGQARPSAPSDPLGAMAAGKGAEETSVVRKTPSPPEQAALSKREEEEDEDEDEEDHFRHRRLTGDSGIEVCRCHVKREDCEGEELRKKHSDEGGKEDEGVHDSDDCSLRAKAHGPPPRQQRHRAGEAVVTVESS; encoded by the exons aTGACTATGTCCCTGCAGGGGCTGGCTGCAACCGAAGATGCCACG GTGCCTGTGAAGCAGATTGACATGAGCACAATTAACAAG GTGGTGAAGCAGCCTGGGAGTTCAGGCAGCCAGCCTGTCGTCAGTCCCAAGTATTGTCCTGGAGTGAACAACAGTCCCGGTTACCTGTGTGAGACGGGACACTGCTGCGGAGAGACGGGCTGCTGCACCTACTATTACGAACTCTGGT ggttctggCTGTTGTGGACGGTGCTGATCCTGTTCAGCTGTTTCTGTGCGTACCGCCACCGTCGAGCCAAGCTGaggatccagcagcagcagaggcagagagaaatcAATCTGATCGCTTACAATGGAGCCTGTAACTACCCGTCCTCAATGCTGGACCTCA GTTTCCTGGCTTCATTCAAGTTGCCCTCCTATGAGGAGGTGGCTGCTCAGCCCagcactcctcctccgccttaCAGCTCTGTCTTTGCCCTGCAGGGGAGTACCACGGGGGGTCCCAGCACCTCTTAtccccaccatcaccaccaccgtCACCCCTGCCCTCCTTATCTGGGCCCCGGCCCCAGTGGCCTGACCTCCTCGCAGAGCTCTGACAACTACACCAGCTGCTCCTGTGAGTCCTGCTCCCTCACCTCTCCGTCCAGCACCTCCTTCTCTGTCCAGGTGACAGACGAGACGTACGACAGCAGCCGCGTGTCCACGCCCAGCGACGCGGGAGGCGACTTCGCCGTAACGCCGAGGGCCGGGGCCGCCTTCGCGCCGATACCGTCCCCGCCCCTCCTGTCAGCCCAGGTCCCCCCCGACGTTATCCCGGCGGCCGCCCCGGACGTCATACCCGTGCAGAGATGCTCCTCAAACTGCAGCGAAGGAGGCTCGCCCCCGGCTCCGGCCCCgcccctttctctctctttacatAGTCGCCCTTCGCGCCTCCCGCTGTCCCCCCTGATCctgctgtccccctgtccccctggtCAGGCCCGCCCCTCCGCCCCTTCAGATCCACTGGGAGCAATGGCTGCTGGGAAAGGAGCGGAAGAGACCTCGGTGGTTAGAAAAACACCCTCCCCACCCGAACAGGCCGCCCTGTCGAaacgagaggaggaagaggacgaagacgaggacgaggaggatcACTTCCGGCATCGCCGGCTGACGGGCGACTCCGGGATCGAGGTGTGCCGCTGCCACGTGAAGAGGGAGGACTGCGAGGGGGAGGAGCTGCGGAAGAAGCACTCTGAcgaaggagggaaggaggacgAAGGAGTGCACGACAGCGATGACTGCTCGCTCAGAGCGAAGGCCCACGGCCCGCCGCCGCGCCAGCAGAGGCACAGGGCCGGCGAGGCCGTCGTCACCGTGGAGTCCTCGTAA